A stretch of Spirosoma oryzicola DNA encodes these proteins:
- a CDS encoding DUF4295 domain-containing protein, with the protein MAKKVVATLKTKDNGKAFAKIIKAVKSPKTGAYTFKEEMVPVDEVQAALKG; encoded by the coding sequence ATGGCAAAAAAGGTAGTTGCAACCCTGAAAACGAAGGATAACGGCAAAGCGTTTGCTAAGATTATCAAAGCCGTTAAATCGCCTAAAACTGGCGCTTACACCTTCAAGGAAGAAATGGTTCCTGTCGACGAAGTACAGGCTGCGCTGAAAGGCTAA